A stretch of DNA from Desulfosarcina ovata subsp. ovata:
TGCGGATCCACGGCGAAAACCGCCGCCACGGCCCCCAGGGATTTGACAATGCCGTTGATCAGGGCCCTTGCCGGGGTGACCCGCCACAATCGGCAATAGATCACTTCCAAAATGCCGCCGGCCAGAAAAATAAACAAACAGACCGGGTTGAGCAACCATGCCCCCAGCATGGTCACCAGCGCCCATCCGACTGCCCACAGGATACCGTCGGTGAGCCCGAGCACACCCTTGGCCAGAGGATGACGCACCAGCACCCCGTCGAGAAAGTCCTCCCCATCGCTGTAGCCGCCATAACGGACTTTCTCTTTGTCCGTGCGGTAGTCCACGATGTCGTTGAGGGCATAGACAGCCGTATATCCGGAAAAAACCGTCAACAGCCCGAGCAAGAGGACAGATAGGGACGGGAAATGCCCCAGGCACAACAGGGCGGCCAGGGCCGGGGTGGCGATGTCGATGATGCCGTGGGGCGTACGGGAAAGGGCCAGCAGGAGTTTCAGCCGTGGATGGGTCAGGATGGCATTGATAATCATGGGCGTCTTTGCGTTCAGGCAGAGGGTTTGGGTACAAAAAGGGATAATCCCACCAATTCAAGCTTTGACATTTCAGTCAAGGATCGATGCAACTTGCCAGAATCGCGATGATTTGTCAATTTTTAGCTGAACATCTTTTTACGCCTCCCGGGAAGGGGAGTGGTGTCGTTCATCCCAAAACACGTCAGAGAAGATGCTTTTTTTGAATCGTCTCCATTTTTCCTTGTGCGGTTCTGGAAAAGATGAACGGAACAAGGATCCCAATCAGTCACGGCGGGTTCTCAGTTCAATAAACCGCTTGTGTTCCCGGATGACCCGCCAATGGTTTGAGCGCCGGACCTTACCCAGGCTTTGACTGCGGTCCTGGTGTCCGTCTTCCAGGTAAAACACGCCCTCGTGCTTGATGATGCGATGAATATCGGCCAAAAAACCGACCGGATCATCCACCTGGTGGAACATATCCAAGGCATAGACCACATCGGCACACTGCTTTGCGATGGTTGCCGGTTGATCGTCCAGCAATACCGGCACCACATTGGTCAAACGGTGCTTTTCAATTTTTCGCTTCACCAGGTCGATGGCCATGGGGTGGACGTCCGCGGCAAAAACCTTGCCGTCTGGCCCCACCATCTGGGCGGCCTTGCGGAGATACCGGCCGGGTCCGCAACCATAGTCCACCACGACCATTTCCTTTTTCAAATCGAATGCATCCAGGTGCCGGTCGGGCTTGGCAAACAGGTCCATGAGCCTGAAGGTCCAGACCATGAGGCGATAGCCGCTTTCCGATTGGGGGTTGCACAGTTTTGGCATTGACTCACCCTCCGTTATGTTTAGCTCCTATACTTTATCCACAAAAAAAATTAACGCCGCCGATCCGCCATGTTTTCAAGTTCACGCAAAAATTTTTCGACAGCCGTGAATTCTTCACCGCTCAATTTTCTCACATAGGCATAAAGGTCGCTGTCCATCTCCTCATGGTATTGCTCATGGGCGTAATAGGCCACCTTGCCCTTGTTGGTCAGGACCGGCACCTTTTTCAAACTGTTTCCGGGTTCCTCGGCCTTTCGCACAAGTCCTTTTTTTTCCAGCTTGGCAACGATCTGGGAGATCGCACCCCGGGTGACGCCGGCCATCCGGGCCAACTCGGCGCCATGGACTCCCGGGTTATCGCCGATCAGCATAACCATGTGGATCTCGGACGGGTGCAGCAGTTTGTCAATGCCAAAGCGACGCGGTTGTTTTTCGTTGCGGGCGAATTTGTTGAAAACCCGAAGGAGGAGCTCGGCCAATGTTTGGGCTCGTGGATCCATTTCACATATGTATAGTTACTATACAAACATGTCAAGACTCTTTGCACGGACGAATTGCTTTACCTTGCCATCTCCTCTTTACCTTGCCATTTCCTTTAAAATGATGGAGAAAAAACCATAGTGCCCCCAAACCACCTCCAATTAAGGAAACCCATCATGCCAATCGTCAATTATCAGCAATACTGCCAGATGCTGGATCACGCAAAAAAGAACAAATTTGCCTACCCGGCCATCAACACCACCTCAAGCGAAACCATCAACGCCGCCCTTTTGGCATTCAAGGAAGCCAACTCCGACGGCATCATCCAGGTGTCCACGGGAGGCGGCAGTTTTGCCTCGGGGCTCGGGGTCAACGAGTCCTACAAGGGGGCCATCGCCCTGGCCGAATTTGCCCGCAGCATGGCGGTCTACTACGATGTGAACATCGCCCTGCATACCGACCATTGTCATCCGCAGTATGTGGATACCTTTCTGATGCCGCTGATTGAAGAAACCCAAAAACGCCGTGCCAACGGACAACCCAACCTGTTCTGCTCCCACATGTATGACGGTTCCGCCCTGCCCATGGCGGAAAACATCGCCGCTTCCAAAAAAATCATGGAAGACTGCGTGGCCAACGAATTGATTCTGGAAATTGAAACCGGGGTTGTCGGTGGCGAGGAAGACGGCCACGACACCTCCGGCGCACCCAAAGAGAAACTCTATACTACCCCTGAGGATATGGTGCTTGCAGCCAGGGAACTCGGCGCCATGGGTCGTTTTCTCCTGGCGGCCACCTTTGGCAATGTCCACGGCGTGTACAAGCCAGGGAATGTTGTGCTCAAGCCGTCAATCCTGAAAGACGGTCAGGACGCGGTGGTCAGGGAATTAGGTCGGGACAGTTACCTTAATCTGGTTTTCCATGGTGGTTCCGGTTCCGAGCTTAAAGACATCCACGAAGCGCTTGACTATGGTGTCGTTAAAATGAATGTCGACACCGACACCCAATACGCGTATACCCGTCCCGTCGTTGACCACATGCTGAAAAATTATGATGGTGTGTTGAAAATTGAAGGTGAGGTGGGCAACAAGAAGGTTTACGACCCGCGTTCCTGGGGCAAGAAAGCCGAGAGAAACATGGCCGATCGTATCATGCAGGCCTGCCAGGATCTGCGGTCCACCGGAACATCGCTTGGTAAAAATATATAGGGGAGGGCTATCGTTTACTCTCCCTTTGCCATTTTTTTCCATCGGCGTGCCATTTGAAAATGTCTGGATTAGGAATGAAGATGCATCAAGAAGCTTCCCATGGCCACCCATCATCACGATCAGCAACCCCTTGACTTTCTCAAAATATGCTTTTATTGGTATGCATTATGGCACATGCGGCATAAGGATCGGGAATTTTATTAATTAAACGAAATTGCTTGTTCTTGCGCCCGTCTTCCGCGTTGCATCAACGGCCACATACTCCCGGTATGCAACCCTTGATGCGCCTTGAAGACGAACACAAGCCCGGCGCAATTACGTTCAATTCATTTCATCCCCGATCCTAAGGCAATGTTCTTCCCGATTGTTGGTTTTACGACAATGCTCATAAAGACAACTGATTCAACCCTAATCATCTTCAATAAAGAAAGGAGCACGGCTATGAATGAAGCAGTTAAAGTCTCGCCTAAGGAATTCGAAAAACAACCGGACGGTTCCTGGCTTTGTGTTAAAAACTCAGACATTAAAAGTAATTACGGGGTTTACCGCATTGCTCCGGGAACGACTTTCGAAAAAGGCAAACCGCTTTGGGGAATTGATGTTGCGGAATTGCTTGAACAGGCTAACCCAAACTGAAGCATATGACGATAAGATAGGTGTCAGTGCCTCCGAAATATTTAAGTTTCTTATTACGCGTTGATTCTTGTTGATGCCTTTTAACCGTTACAGACCGGAGAACCACTGTGCCAGTTGTTCACACAATCGGTGTTCCACGTGGAGGGGCCGGCCATCCAGTGACAACGCCGGAACCGGCCCCATGAGGGCGTTGGTAAGCAGAACCGTGTCGGCATCCGCCAGCGATTGCGGTGTGATGGCCTGATCGGCAAGGGAAAACCCATTTTCGGCAAACCACCTGCAGACCGCCGCCTGCATCACCCCGGGAAGGGCATGCGGCGAACGGGGACGCAGAACCGTTTTGCCGGACACCACCAGGATACTGGCCGTGTTCGTCTCGGAAAGGCTGCCGTCAGGGTTGAGAACCACTGCTTCGTCGGCGCCTTTTTCGCGGGCCCAGGCCCCGGCCAGATAATAGAAAAGATAGTTCAGCGTTTTGTGGTCTGCCAGGTGCGTCAGGCGCGGGGCAGGGTAGGTGATCAGGTTCAAACCGACGCGGCCCAGGGCCGTCAGGCGATGCACGTAAGGCCTGGCCGTCACCAGCAGGGTACCATTGAATCGCGATGCCGCGGTGTCACCGCGAGTAGCTAGGAGTTTCACGGCGGCAGCGCCCTTTTCCAGACTATTTTTGGTGACGACCTGGGTGATAATATCCTCCCAGGTCAAATCCGGCGGCAGGCTGCCAAAAAGCGCCGTCCACGATCGGTTGAATCGCTCCAGATGGGCCGCCAGACGACAGGCAGCGCCCTTTTCCACCCGAATGGTTTCAAAAAAGCCGAATCCGTACTGCAGGCCCAGGTCGGTAGCCGGCACCATCGCTTCCGCCTGGCTGATAATCCGGCCGTCCATCCATGCCCAGGGGCCACCATCCTTTTCAACGACCGCAGCTTTATCCGCCCCCCGAAACACCTGCATCAGGGTTTCGCCCTTGTGCAGGGTTTCGACAAACTCATCGGCCGGGTCCGAGTCGAAAACGATGCCGCCCCCGACAGAAAATAAAATCCGCTTATCGGCCACCGTGGCCGTGCGGATGGCGATGGAGAGATCCATGGTGTCGTGGAAGCTGATGTAACCGATGCTGCCGGTGTACACATGGCGCCGTCGCGATTCCAGCTCATCGATGATCTCCATGCAGCGGATCTTGGGGCAACCGGTGATGGAGCCGCCGGGAAACGTGGCCCGGATCAGATCGACGGCGCCCCTCCCCTCGGCCAGGGTTCCCTCCACCACCGAAACCAGATGGTAGACGTTCCGGTAGGCCTCCATCCGTTTGTGCTGGCTCACGACCACCGACCCGCCGCTGCAGACCCGCCCGATGTCGTTGCGCATGAGATCCACGATCATGGAGAGCTCGGCATCATCCTTGGGACTTTCTGAAAGTGCCACCTGCATCTGCCGGTCCGCCTCGGGTGTCTGACCCCGGGGGCGGGTGCCTTTAATCGGCCGGGTTTCCACCCGCCGGCCGCACTGCTGCAGGAAGCGTTCGGGCGAGGTGGAGACGATCTGGTGATCACCTGCGTTGACATAAGCGAAAAACGGTGCGGGGTTCATCTGGTAAAGGGTGCTGAACAGGCTGTAGGTGTCGCCGGCAAAGCCCATTTCAAAACGCTGGGAAAGGTTGACCTGATACACGTCGCCGGCAGCGATATAGTCGCGGATCTGTTCGACGGCCGCCTCGTAGGCCTCACGCGAGAAATTGGAGGTAAAGGCTTTTCCGGTTCCTGAAAACCCGCCGGGAACCGGGGCCGGCCCGCCGATGTCATCCAGAAAATCCTCAATCCGCCCTTCCGCCGCATCGATCCCGAGATCCTGACGGATTGGCGCATACAGCATGGTGCGGCCGTCAACCTTGTCATGCACCACGATCAGGGCGGGGGCGTAAAGGAGCAGGTGCGGCAGGCCGAGATCATCGACGGCCGTACGGGGAAGGTGTTCCAGGCTGTCCTTCAGGTCATAGGCCAGATAGCCGAAAAGACCGGCACGAATCGGATCGGTGGTCTCCCCGATCTCAAGGTGGCAGCGCTTCAGGACGACATCCAGAAGGTCCAGGGGCTCCCGGGAATCGTCCCGGGCGGTTCCATCGATGGTGATCGTCGATCCACCCGTCCGTCCGCTCAGTTCGAGCCAGGGCCGTATGGCCAGAAGGTGATAACGGGCGCTGTCCAGCGGTCCCCCGGAAAGCAGCACCACACAGCCCGGTTCATGGGCAAAACGGGCGGCCAGGGCATGGAAGGGTTCTTCCAGATCGAGCGGGCGGGTGCAGACGCCTGTGATTTCGGGCAGCCAAAGATCGGTCGAAGCCATCAGCAGCGCCCCTCCATACCGATTGCCGGACCCGTCTCAAGGGGCTGATACGCAAAAGGGTTAACTTGCCGGGGGCCGTCGACCAGGGCGGCTTTCAGCGGTCCCCGTCGCAGGAAGTTTTCGATCACGCCAAATCCGTGCTCGGTAAGAAAGCTCTCCGGATGAAACTGCACACCATGCAGGGGACAAAACCGGTGGGAAAGCCCCATGATCGTTCCATCGCCGGTTCGGCCGGTGACGACCAACGCATCTTTCAACGCCGCGGCCGACGGCTCGACGGCCAGCGAGTGATAGCGGGCCACGCGAAAAGGGGAGGGGATGCCGCAAAAAAGTCCTTCCTGATGGTGAATCACCCGGCTGGTCTTGCCGTGCATCGGTGCGGGTGCGCGCACGGTCCGCCCGCCGAACACCTCGTTGATACACTGCATGCCCAGGCAGACCCCAAAAATGGGAATCGTTTGATAAAACCGCTCGATCAACCGCTTGGAAATGCCGGCATGGGCCGGGTCTTTCGGTCCCGGGCTGACCAGCAGGTAGTCCGGCCGCATGGCCGCCACCTGCTGCAGGGTCACCTGGTCGCTGCGCACCACATCGATGGAAAGGTCGTAGCGCATAAACATCTGCACCAGGTTGTAGGTAAACGAATCGTAGTTGTCGATGGCCAGCAGCGTCGTCACGTTTTCCTCCCTTAAAAATAGAACAGCCACCCAGTTCGAGTCTGGGTGGCTGATGCCTGTTGCATAACTCAATTCTTGACGCATCCGGACCAAGCCACGGATGCCGTCATCAATTTTTTGTTTATTCAGTAGCCAATCGGAACCCACCGGTCAAGCAAAAACCGGTGGTCTTCTTCAATCCACGGGAAGCAGAACCGTAAATGTACTCCCTTTTTCGGGCGCGCTCTCAACACTGATGCGCCCCTTCAATGACTCCACCAGCCCCTTGACGATGGGCAGTCCCAGTCCCGTGCCGGTGATAAAACGGGTCTTGTCGGTTTTCACCCGGAAAAAACGATCGAAGATCTTGTCCAGGTAACGCTCCTCGATGCCAAACCCGTTATCGATCACTCGGATGCGCAGGTTGATTCCGGTCATGTCCAGACGGACCACGATCTCACCACCGTTTTGGGTGTAGTTGATCGCGTTGGCGATCAGGTTGCCGAAAACACTCTCCAGGGCCAACGGATCGGCCTTGATGGTGGGCAGGGGCTGATCCGGATGTTCCAGCGTCAGGGATTGGCTTTTGGTTCTGGCCCGCGTGCCAAGGAAATCGACAATATTGCCGAGCAACTCTTCCAATTGGACCGGCTTGAGTTCCTGGCAAGTGATCCCCGATTCGATTCTCGAAAGATCCAGCAAGTCGCCGATGGTGGAAATCAGGCCCTGGGTCTTCTCCTTGGCCCGGGAGAGCAGATGCTCATCCGATTCGCTGAGCTGCCCCATCAGGTCGTTGAGCACCAGGGCCAGCTGTTCGTGAATGGTGGACAGCGGGCTGCGCAGTTCATGGGAAACCTTGGCCACAAATTCGGATTTGAGACGGTCCAGGACCTTCATGTTGGTAATGTCGACGATGGTAACCACCGCCCCCAGGCACTCCTTGCGTTCTCCGAGCACGGGTCGGCCGCGGGCCATAAAAAATCGTTCTTCACCAGCGGAAAATTCATAGGTCGGGATATCATCGAAATCGACGTGCCGGCCGCTGGATATCTCCACAATCAACCGGCACAGGCCCTCTTCCTCAATGTAGGCGGAAATCGGTTGGCCGGTGGCCGTATCCGCGGGCAGTTCCAGAACCCGCACAAACGCCGGGTTCATCAGAACCACGGTTCCATCGGCATTGGTTACCACAATGCCGTTGGGCAATGAATCGATAATCGTGTGAATCCGGGTTCTTTCCGTACCCAGGTCGGCCAGTGTGCGCCGCCGCGCCTTTTCCAGTTTTGCCGCCTCTTTTTTGAGCGACAGTTTTTCCCAGGCCCGGTTCACCACGATGCGCAGTTGATCCGGCTCAAAGGGTTTGGGAATAAAATCGTAGGCACCCTGCTTCATGGCCTCGATGGCCGTTTCAATGGTGGCAAATCCGGTAATGATAATCACAAGAATCTCAGGGTTCATGGTATGGATTCGTTTGAGCACCTCTATCCCGTCGATTCCGGGCATTTTAAGATCCAGAAGCACAATCGACGCATCGCTGCGTCCCAGAGTGGCCAGGCCCGCTTCACCATTTTCAGCGGTCAGGGTCTGGCATCCCATCCGGTCGAGGATCCGCTTCGATCCGTCCCGGATGCCTTTTTCATCATCGATCACCAGAACGGTTACGGGATCAGGCGTGCTCTGCATCTTCAACTCCTTTTTCGGTTTCGTGGGTGACGGGAAGTTCGATGGTGAAGGTACTGCCGCGGCCTAAAACGCTTCGCGCCGAGATGGTGCCGCCATGGTTTTCGACAATGCCGTAAACAACACTTAACCCCAGTCCCGTTCCCTGGCCTTCCTCCTTGGTAGTAAAAAAAGGCTCAAAGATGTGCGCCAGGTTTTTCGATGAAATACCCGGTCCCGTATCGGCGACATCGATAATCACGCGATCTTTGGCGGCAGACTCCCGGGTGGTAATCGTAATGGTCCCCTGTCCGTCCATGGCCTGGGCGGCATTGATAATGATATTCATGAACACATGGCCCAATTGCTGTGAGTCCGCCACGACCAGCGGAACAAACGGCGCCATATTCTTCTTCACCCGGATATTGTGGAACAGGGTCTGATTTTCGATAAGAAAAAGGGTTTGTTCGATGGCCTTGTTGATGTTCAGTGGTTTCATGAACTGGCGGGTTTGGCGGGCGAATTCGAGCAGTTCCTTGACGGTGTCCCGGCAACGTTGGGCATCGTTTAAAATGCGATACAGATCCTCCCGGGCGTTGTCTTCGAGATCGTAATCTTCGAGCATCAGCTTGGTGTAAAGGGTGATGCCGCCCAGTGGATTGTTCAGCTGGTGGGCCACTCCGGCGGAAAGCTTTCCCAGGGAAGCCATCTTCTCGGACTGGATCAGTTGAAGCTGGGTTTTTTCCAGTTTCTGCTGAATGTGAATCCGTTCGCGAAGATCGTGGAAAAAACCGATCGAGCCGACCTCCTTGCCATTTTCATCGTAAATGATGGATGCATAGAGACTGATGGGGAATTTGTCCCCATTTTTATCCACTGCATTGGTGCTGTATTTTTTCACCTTGCCTCTGCCGCCGTACTCCTCTCCCCGCAGATAGCGCATAATCCGTTTGGCCTCCGCGGGACCGCCTTCGTAAACATCCCTGATATTCAGGCTCTCCAGCGCTTCTTCGACCGTTAATCCGGTCATCTCGGCGGCCGCGTCGTTAAAAATGATCATCTTCCCGGTCATGTCGGCAGCAACCACGGCATCACAGGCGCTCTGGAGCAGGTTGTGTAAAAAATTGTTGGCCCGGCGCAGATCGGACTCGAGCCCTTCCAGGGCCGGAAGCTCGAAATTGAAAATCGTTATGGTGTCCTGCCCCTCAGGGTCGGAAACGGGGTAGGCATACAGGCAGGCCCTTTTGGATTTGTTCAAAATACTTGACGAGGTTTCCCGCAGGGAAGGCGAATGGGTATCCATCACCTTTTTGGCCGGGCAATTGTCGCAAGGTTCGGAACGCTGATAAAAAACCTGATGGCAGCATTTTCCGGTCAGCCGATCCCCATCGGCCAGAACATCCGTGCCGGCATAGGCAAGAATACGAAAATCTTTAGAGATGACAACTATTTTGCGATTGAACGCATCCAGCGCTTTTAGCAGGATTGTGTTTTCGTCTTCCGGTCGCATCAGCCAGACCTCCGGGGGTTGAGGTTCCGTGAATGCTTGGGCGTCGTGTGATTATGCGTGATTACAAGTGATTAAAAGATAGATTCGCTGTAATGTCAACAGCTATACACCAAGGAGAATGAAACCGGTTGTAAAAACTAAGGGGCCGCCAGAGGATGCGTGCCCTTGAAATCGCATGACGGTCAAGGCTGCGTGTGAAACGACTGCAGGTATGCGTCCCATTCCATGGGCAGCAGCTGTTTTTTCTTGTTGTTGCAGGCCTTACAGGCGGGAACCACATTGCCTTTGGTGGTTTTACCGCCCCTGGCGATCGGAACGATGTGATCCATGGTCAGCTCACCGGCCGGTGTCGGTCTACCGCAATAATGGCAACGGCCTTTGGCGCAACGCCGTTTCCACCACTGGGATTGTCTGAGTTCGCGGGCTTTCTGGCGCTCGCGTTTAAGATCCCGTTCGTCCAGGTCATACGCATAGGGGTTCATGGCTAATCTCCGATCGTATCGGGACGTTCATTTTTTACCGCCGGACTCAGACTGAGTCCCAGATCTTCCAGCCAGCCGTCGATCTCGGTCTTGAGCATTGTGTAAAACGCGTCCGATCCGCCGAGCCCGGTCCTGCCGAAAAAGTAATTGATTTCCAGAAACAGCGGCCTGGTTTGGCTTTGGGTGTTTTCAAAAATAAGATCGAACCCGGCCAGGTTGATCTTTGACCGCCGGCAAAAGTCCCGGGCCAGATCCAGGCCTGCCTGGCGCAGCAACGGGTCCGAATCGTGATCGATCCGCGCACCATGGGCCACACTGGTACCGAAAACCAGGAGGTTCTCCTGTATCCGCCAATAGGCCGTCAGGCGCTTTCCGGTCACCGCGACCCGCAAGGTCCGATGGGTTCCCGGAACGAACCGTTGCAGAATAAATCCGCGCTGGCCGGAACGCTCATAGGCGGCCGCCGTTGAGAGGGCGGCTTCAAGGTCGGCTGCGCTGCGGATCAGAACAACCGTTTCGCCTTCACCGCCCCAGTCCAGCTTGAAAACCAGCGGCAGCCCATCCTTGGGCATTCGTCCGGCCCTTTGTGCATAGTCGGACAGGTCATCGAACGGCCAGGTTTCCGGATGGGGAACGGCCAATGCCCGAAAAAGCCTGGCCTGACCGGTTTTTCCCGGATAGTTGAACCGCATGTCATAATCGGGAAAAACATGCCGGCAATGCTGCCGGCTCAGGCGGTACAGCGATTCGCGGCATCCCTGGGGCAAAATCACCGCCTCGGCGGTGCGGATCACCGCAAGATCCTTTTCATCCGGCTCTCGGCCGGCACAAATAATATTGGCATCCGCTTCATAGCAGGGATGAAAGGAAAGAATCATCAGTACCCGAACTTACGCAGCGCCTTGGTATCCTTGGTCCAGTTTTTCTGGACGCGCACAAACAGTTTGAGAAATACCTTGGTCGCCAAAAGGTTTTCAATCTCCTGCCGGGCCGCCTCGCCGATCTGTTTGAGCTTGGCGCCGTTTTTGCCGATGACGATGCCTTTCTGGGAATCGCGCTCCACATGGATGGTGGCATGGATGCGGGCCAGGGCCCCGTTTTTCTCCTCTTTGAAGAGATCGACGGTTACCGCCACCGCGTAGGGAATCTCCTGCCCGGTGAGACGGATGGCTTTTTCGCGGATCATCTCTGCGGCAATGAACCGCATGGGCAGGTCGGTGAGGCTTTCCGGTGGAAAAAACGGTGGGCCCGGAGGCAGGGCCGCCTCCATGGCATCCAGCAGGCGATCGACCTGCTCGCCCCGTTTCGCACTGATCGGGACCACGGCCGAAAAATCAAAGGCCGCCGACCAGTGCTCGATCTGGGAGAGGAGGGCCGGCCGTTGAACCTGGTCAATTTTATTGAGCGCCAGCACCACCGGACGCTGATGCTGATCGAGTTTTTCCAGGAGCAGCTGTTCAGACGCCTTGTCCGGGTTGATGGCATCCACCACCAGCAAGATCAGGTCGACTTCCGCAAGGGTGGACAGGGCGGCATCGACGATGCGGGTGTTGAGCGGGTTGCGGGCCCGATGGATCCCCGGGGTATCCAGAAAAACCATCTGGGACGACTGGCGGTGCACCACACCCAAAATCCGATTTCGGGTGGTCTGGGGCTTTTTCGACGTAATCGACAGCTTCTGCCCCAGCATGCGGTTAAGCAGGGTGGATTTGCCGGCATTGGGGGCACCGAGGATGGCGACATAACCGGATCGGAAAGCGCCGGTCGCATCAGGATTGATCTCGTTATTCATCGCCAGTGACCCTTTCGATGGCCGACCAGACCTGTGGCAATCCCTGCCGCGTTTTGGCGGAAAAGAGGGTTAATGCGGTTTCATCCACGTTCAGGGCTCCCGCAATGGCCCGGCGCTGCTTTTTCTGGGCCGATTTCGACAATTTATCCGCCTTGGTCAGCACCAGGATGGCCGCCCGCCCGTAGAGCGACAGCCAATCGATGAAATTCTGTTCCTCGATACCGGGAATCCGCCGGATATCCAGAATCAACACCACGGCCCTGAGGGTTTCGCGCCCCTTCAAATAGGTTTCGATCATCGGTCCCCAGTGACGGCGCACCGACTCGGGAACCCGGGCATACCCGTAGCCGGGCAGATCCACCAGGGACAGGTTCTGGTTGACGGTGAAAAAATTGATCAGCTGGGTGCGGCCGGGCGTGGAACTGGTTTTCACCAGTCGTTTGCGGTTGACCAGGGTGTTGATCAGCGAAGATTTGCCCACGTTGGAGCGACCGGCAAACGCCACCTCGGGCAGCAGCGCCTCGGGGTACTGAGTGGGTTTGACGGCACTGGTGACAAATTCTGCCGATTTGACAAGCATGGGCGTTATCGTTCCGTTTACGACCGGGTCTTCAGATAGGCCTCCAGGCGGTTTAAGCCCTCGGCGATATTTTCCATGGAATTGGCGTAGGAAAACCGCAGGTACCCTTCCCCGTTTGCGCCAAAATCGATCCCCGGCGTCACGCCCACGCAGGCCTTCTCCAGAATCTCGAAGGCCAGGGCGTAAGAGTCGTTGGAGAGGTGTTTGGCATTGGCAAAGACGTAGAAGGCACCGGTGGGTTCGACGGTGATCCCCAACCCCATCTCTTTCAGGCGCCGGATCATGAATATCCGGCGTTCGTTGTAAATGCGTTTCATGCGGGCCACATCCTCGCCGGCCGATTTCAAGGCGGCGATCCCGGCCTTCTGGATCATGGCGTTGGCCGAAATAAAAAAGTTCTGCTGCACCTTCTGAATCGGACGCATGAATTCCTTGGGCGCGATCAAATACCCCAGGCGCAACCCGGTCATGGCAAACAGTTTGGAAAACCCGTTGAGCACAAACGCCCGGTCGGTGAACTCGAGGATGGAGTGCTCTTTTCCTTCGTAGACCAGCCCCTGGTAAATCTCATCGGAGACGATCCAGGGGGACATCCCGGCTATGGCCTGCATACGCGATTCGGACAGCAGGTTACCCGTGGGATTGGAGGGGGAGTTGATGAAAATTGCGCGGGTGCGGTCACCGAGCTTATTTTCGATGGCCTCGGGGCGGTACTGAAACCCATCCTCCTCGAAAACCGGTACCGTTACCGGCACCCCGCCGACGAACTTGATGAAATTGGGGTAGCAGGCGTAATGCGGGTCGGAAAGAATCACCTCGTCACCGGCCTCGAGCAGGGCGGCGAAGATCATGAAAATGGCCGGAGAGGTGCCCGAGGTCACCACCACCTGATCCGGCTGGACGGAAACGCCGTAAGTGGTGTGATAATACTCGCAGATCGCTTCCCGTAGTTCCGGAAGCCCCAGGCTGTGGGTATAATGGGTGAATCCGTTC
This window harbors:
- a CDS encoding class I SAM-dependent methyltransferase, with protein sequence MPKLCNPQSESGYRLMVWTFRLMDLFAKPDRHLDAFDLKKEMVVVDYGCGPGRYLRKAAQMVGPDGKVFAADVHPMAIDLVKRKIEKHRLTNVVPVLLDDQPATIAKQCADVVYALDMFHQVDDPVGFLADIHRIIKHEGVFYLEDGHQDRSQSLGKVRRSNHWRVIREHKRFIELRTRRD
- a CDS encoding UbiA family prenyltransferase, which translates into the protein MIINAILTHPRLKLLLALSRTPHGIIDIATPALAALLCLGHFPSLSVLLLGLLTVFSGYTAVYALNDIVDYRTDKEKVRYGGYSDGEDFLDGVLVRHPLAKGVLGLTDGILWAVGWALVTMLGAWLLNPVCLFIFLAGGILEVIYCRLWRVTPARALINGIVKSLGAVAAVFAVDPQPSAVFLIVLLGLIFFWEIGGQNIPNDWTDIEEDRRFKAKTIPVKLGLVRAGLLSIACLTVAYLLTFMLMWVSPLRFNPLYLLAVAGLGAWLLLFPALRLVEENDRSQAMALFNKASHYPLSLLAVVLVRIIIG
- a CDS encoding anthranilate synthase component II, which gives rise to MTTLLAIDNYDSFTYNLVQMFMRYDLSIDVVRSDQVTLQQVAAMRPDYLLVSPGPKDPAHAGISKRLIERFYQTIPIFGVCLGMQCINEVFGGRTVRAPAPMHGKTSRVIHHQEGLFCGIPSPFRVARYHSLAVEPSAAALKDALVVTGRTGDGTIMGLSHRFCPLHGVQFHPESFLTEHGFGVIENFLRRGPLKAALVDGPRQVNPFAYQPLETGPAIGMEGRC
- a CDS encoding MarR family winged helix-turn-helix transcriptional regulator, yielding MAELLLRVFNKFARNEKQPRRFGIDKLLHPSEIHMVMLIGDNPGVHGAELARMAGVTRGAISQIVAKLEKKGLVRKAEEPGNSLKKVPVLTNKGKVAYYAHEQYHEEMDSDLYAYVRKLSGEEFTAVEKFLRELENMADRRR
- the fbaA gene encoding class II fructose-bisphosphate aldolase produces the protein MPIVNYQQYCQMLDHAKKNKFAYPAINTTSSETINAALLAFKEANSDGIIQVSTGGGSFASGLGVNESYKGAIALAEFARSMAVYYDVNIALHTDHCHPQYVDTFLMPLIEETQKRRANGQPNLFCSHMYDGSALPMAENIAASKKIMEDCVANELILEIETGVVGGEEDGHDTSGAPKEKLYTTPEDMVLAARELGAMGRFLLAATFGNVHGVYKPGNVVLKPSILKDGQDAVVRELGRDSYLNLVFHGGSGSELKDIHEALDYGVVKMNVDTDTQYAYTRPVVDHMLKNYDGVLKIEGEVGNKKVYDPRSWGKKAERNMADRIMQACQDLRSTGTSLGKNI
- the pabB gene encoding aminodeoxychorismate synthase component I; its protein translation is MASTDLWLPEITGVCTRPLDLEEPFHALAARFAHEPGCVVLLSGGPLDSARYHLLAIRPWLELSGRTGGSTITIDGTARDDSREPLDLLDVVLKRCHLEIGETTDPIRAGLFGYLAYDLKDSLEHLPRTAVDDLGLPHLLLYAPALIVVHDKVDGRTMLYAPIRQDLGIDAAEGRIEDFLDDIGGPAPVPGGFSGTGKAFTSNFSREAYEAAVEQIRDYIAAGDVYQVNLSQRFEMGFAGDTYSLFSTLYQMNPAPFFAYVNAGDHQIVSTSPERFLQQCGRRVETRPIKGTRPRGQTPEADRQMQVALSESPKDDAELSMIVDLMRNDIGRVCSGGSVVVSQHKRMEAYRNVYHLVSVVEGTLAEGRGAVDLIRATFPGGSITGCPKIRCMEIIDELESRRRHVYTGSIGYISFHDTMDLSIAIRTATVADKRILFSVGGGIVFDSDPADEFVETLHKGETLMQVFRGADKAAVVEKDGGPWAWMDGRIISQAEAMVPATDLGLQYGFGFFETIRVEKGAACRLAAHLERFNRSWTALFGSLPPDLTWEDIITQVVTKNSLEKGAAAVKLLATRGDTAASRFNGTLLVTARPYVHRLTALGRVGLNLITYPAPRLTHLADHKTLNYLFYYLAGAWAREKGADEAVVLNPDGSLSETNTASILVVSGKTVLRPRSPHALPGVMQAAVCRWFAENGFSLADQAITPQSLADADTVLLTNALMGPVPALSLDGRPLHVEHRLCEQLAQWFSGL